The following are from one region of the Silurus meridionalis isolate SWU-2019-XX chromosome 25, ASM1480568v1, whole genome shotgun sequence genome:
- the m17 gene encoding IL-6 subfamily cytokine M17, producing the protein MNGHERNMFLEGHRPQSASKIFLSFVLLTVIGLVNTKFPCNDSCDKTIHKGVKLSKFMQRNTAELIKTYQANEGDFAKQFCKMQMKNVPASSLSGQTSADRMLNVYTRLMEFQHHIKKVLEQQTDLLPPQSPLLYSLNEILKRTAHFTYKVNCILQILQPNIPIPEPAAGPTGIPLPQNVFQQKVYGCVVLTRLNKFLSRIVGELRSLKGSMCIKKGTVVMS; encoded by the exons ATGAATGGTcatgaaaggaacatgtttttGGAGGGCCACAGACCACAATCAGCATCTA AGATCTTCCTCTCATTTGTTCTGTTAACTGTCATTGGGTTAGTAAACACAAAGTTTCCATGCAATGATAGCTGTGATAAAACTATTCACAAAGGTGTGAAGCTCAGCAAGTTCATGCAAAGGAACACAGCAGAACTAATAAAGACATAT CAAGCCAATGAGGGAGACTTTGCAAAGCAGTTCTGCAAAATGCAGATGAAGAATGTTCCAGCATCAAGCCTTTCAGGACAAACTTCAGCGGATCGCATGTTGAACGTTTACACACGTCTAATGGAGTTCCAGCATCACATAAAGAAAGTTTTGGAGCAGCAGACAGACTTGCTGCCTCCTCAGAGTCCTTTGCTTTATAGCCTAAATGAAATATTGAAACGAACTGCCCACTTCACTTACAAGGTAAACTGCATTTTGCAAATCTTACAGCCCAATATTCCTATACCTGAGCCAGCAGCTGGACCCACTGGAATTCCCTTGCCTCAAAATGTGTTTCAGCAAAAGGTCTATGGGTGTGTCGTCCTGACTCGGCTCAACAAGTTCCTCTCAAGAATCGTCGGTGAACTGAGGTCACTCAAGGGTagcatgtgtataaaaaaaggaactgtGGTGATGTCATAG